In the Arcobacter sp. F155 genome, one interval contains:
- a CDS encoding MoaD/ThiS family protein, which yields MVKVEFLGPINKEALDVEISNLNELGALLKEDQDVSKWLETCAVAVNDTLVASKDVALSDGDKVSLLPPVCGG from the coding sequence ATGGTTAAAGTAGAATTTCTTGGCCCAATCAATAAAGAAGCATTAGATGTTGAAATTTCTAATTTAAATGAATTAGGTGCATTATTAAAAGAAGACCAAGATGTTTCTAAATGGTTAGAGACATGTGCAGTTGCTGTAAATGATACATTAGTTGCATCAAAAGATGTAGCATTAAGTGATGGAGATAAAGTTTCATTATTACCTCCTGTATGTGGTGGATAA
- a CDS encoding histidinol-phosphatase yields the protein MSILKQRVDLHNHTFLCNHANGTTEEYIKRAIEVGIDVFGFSDHAPMPFDPKYRMDISQKEFYENDVKFLQNKYKDKIEILLAYEVDFMQDKNLMLDEILKADVDYLIGSVHFIQEKNNSLWGFDNPEFIGKYKEKNIDDIWIDYFQAIEELAKSRLFDMVGHLDLIKVFKYLPNKDIKSIAKKAMEEIKKANMVLEINAAGLRKPIAQTYPSKELLELAFELDIPITFSSDAHEIEQIGFKYDEVSKLAKDIGYTTCIKFKNREKIVVNF from the coding sequence TTGAGTATCTTAAAACAAAGAGTTGATTTACATAATCACACCTTTTTATGTAATCATGCAAATGGAACTACAGAAGAGTATATAAAAAGAGCAATAGAAGTAGGAATTGATGTATTTGGTTTTTCAGACCATGCTCCTATGCCTTTTGATCCAAAATATAGAATGGATATATCTCAAAAAGAGTTTTATGAGAATGATGTAAAGTTTTTACAAAATAAATATAAAGATAAAATTGAGATACTTCTTGCTTATGAAGTAGATTTTATGCAAGACAAAAATCTTATGTTAGATGAAATTTTAAAAGCAGATGTTGACTATCTTATTGGCTCTGTTCACTTTATACAAGAAAAAAACAACTCTCTTTGGGGTTTTGATAATCCTGAATTTATTGGTAAGTACAAAGAAAAAAATATTGATGATATTTGGATTGATTACTTTCAAGCAATTGAAGAACTTGCAAAATCAAGACTATTTGATATGGTAGGACACTTAGATTTAATAAAAGTATTCAAGTATTTACCAAACAAAGATATAAAATCTATTGCAAAAAAAGCAATGGAAGAAATCAAAAAAGCTAATATGGTATTAGAAATAAATGCAGCAGGTTTAAGAAAACCAATAGCTCAGACTTATCCTTCAAAGGAATTATTAGAGTTAGCATTTGAGTTAGATATTCCTATCACTTTCTCTTCAGATGCTCATGAAATTGAGCAAATAGGATTTAAGTATGATGAGGTAAGTAAACTAGCAAAGGATATTGGTTATACAACTTGTATAAAATTTAAAAACAGAGAAAAGATAGTAGTTAATTTCTAA
- a CDS encoding molybdenum cofactor biosynthesis protein MoaE, which produces MEKLQLFEGSLPVEQITNSWYEEFKSSNYGAIITFVGVVRDENSIDGLSFDIYEPILNSWFDSWQKKANEKNAIVLMAHSRGDVLNHESSYIAAVCSPKRRVALEMIDEFVEDFKAQAPIWKYDIIDGKRVYAEDRSTKIQGSGILN; this is translated from the coding sequence GTGGAAAAGTTACAACTATTTGAAGGTTCACTTCCTGTAGAACAAATAACAAACTCTTGGTATGAAGAGTTTAAATCTTCTAACTATGGAGCAATCATAACTTTTGTTGGTGTTGTTAGAGATGAAAATTCAATTGATGGATTATCATTTGATATATATGAACCTATCTTAAACTCTTGGTTTGATTCTTGGCAAAAAAAAGCAAATGAAAAGAATGCAATTGTTTTAATGGCTCACTCAAGAGGTGATGTTTTAAATCATGAGAGTTCTTATATTGCAGCTGTTTGTTCTCCTAAAAGAAGAGTTGCTTTAGAGATGATAGATGAATTCGTAGAGGACTTTAAAGCACAAGCTCCAATCTGGAAGTATGATATTATTGATGGAAAAAGAGTTTATGCAGAAGATAGAAGTACAAAAATTCAAGGTTCAGGTATCCTAAATTGA
- a CDS encoding penicillin-binding protein 1A, with protein MIKYFFAFIIFVGVAISGWLIHLYSEIRHDIDTIVNYKPNVTTQFYDKNGKLIANIFDKKHRLYVNYDNIPARVVEALVAIEDTQFFEHAGVNPDAISRAMIKNIKAMGYVEGASTLTQQLVKSIALTREKKLIRKIKEALLSIRLETILTKEQILERYLNEVYFGHGYYGIRTAAKGYFRKDLYELNIKEIAILVGLPKAPSFYDPTRNLKYSLTRANQVVSRMHKLGWINETQYNEAINYIPTIYDDTLTQNKAPYIIDYALKLLKKDIPDIKTGGYIVNLTIDLEAQRIGRESLKVAYDKILARDKWLQRNPKNNVDINGEPVDEGYFINTLNGALVSIENNTGKILALVGGIDYKESNFNRVVQSERQPGSAIKPFLYHTAIELGYSPASQVADIGRTYEYKVGEEEKKWKPKNYGGTFKGVITLREALMKSRNLATINLVTDVGINEMYKGLESYGITGIPRDLSITLGSFSISPLNLSKAFSFISNDGTQVEPYLINSITNLKNETITFEPQYKYISSPEQVFLTKSIMHDTVVRGTGRKARVKGIELAGKTGTTNDNIDAWFCGFSPTIQTVVYFGKDNNTPMRRSETGGTTAGPAFANFYKEYIQIHPEIERKFKKPDGVKTSVINGRKEYYTDKSPLPELDSIPTNNNSQQQTIQF; from the coding sequence ATGATTAAATATTTTTTTGCTTTTATTATATTTGTAGGAGTAGCTATTTCAGGTTGGCTAATACATCTATATTCTGAAATAAGACATGATATTGATACTATTGTAAACTATAAACCAAATGTTACTACACAGTTTTATGACAAAAATGGAAAACTAATTGCAAATATTTTTGATAAAAAACATAGACTATATGTAAACTATGACAATATTCCAGCAAGAGTTGTTGAAGCATTAGTTGCAATTGAAGATACACAGTTCTTTGAACATGCAGGTGTAAACCCCGATGCTATCTCAAGAGCAATGATTAAAAATATTAAAGCAATGGGATATGTAGAAGGTGCAAGTACATTAACTCAACAACTTGTTAAAAGTATTGCCCTAACAAGAGAAAAGAAACTTATTAGAAAAATTAAAGAAGCTCTACTATCAATAAGACTTGAAACAATTCTGACAAAAGAGCAAATTTTAGAAAGATATTTAAATGAAGTATATTTTGGTCACGGTTATTATGGAATTAGAACTGCTGCAAAAGGTTACTTTAGAAAAGACTTATATGAGTTAAATATCAAAGAGATTGCAATTTTAGTTGGACTACCTAAAGCTCCAAGTTTCTATGACCCAACAAGAAATTTAAAATATTCACTTACAAGAGCAAACCAAGTAGTAAGCAGAATGCATAAGTTAGGTTGGATTAATGAAACACAATATAATGAAGCAATAAATTACATCCCAACTATTTATGATGATACTCTAACTCAAAATAAAGCTCCTTATATTATCGATTATGCATTAAAACTTTTAAAGAAAGATATTCCAGATATTAAAACTGGTGGATATATTGTTAACCTAACTATTGATTTAGAAGCACAAAGAATTGGTAGAGAGTCTTTAAAAGTTGCCTATGACAAAATTTTAGCTAGAGATAAATGGCTGCAAAGAAATCCTAAAAACAATGTTGACATAAATGGAGAACCTGTAGATGAAGGTTACTTTATTAATACACTAAATGGTGCATTAGTTTCTATTGAAAATAATACTGGAAAAATTCTTGCTCTTGTTGGAGGAATTGATTATAAAGAATCAAACTTTAATAGAGTAGTTCAAAGTGAGAGACAACCTGGTTCTGCAATTAAACCATTTTTATATCATACTGCTATTGAGTTAGGATATTCTCCTGCTTCTCAAGTTGCTGATATTGGTAGAACATATGAATATAAAGTTGGAGAAGAAGAAAAAAAGTGGAAACCTAAAAATTATGGGGGAACATTTAAAGGTGTTATTACATTAAGAGAAGCTCTAATGAAATCAAGAAATCTTGCTACTATCAACTTAGTTACTGATGTAGGTATTAATGAAATGTATAAAGGTTTAGAATCTTATGGAATAACAGGTATTCCAAGAGACTTATCTATTACATTAGGTTCATTCTCTATTTCACCATTAAATTTAAGTAAAGCCTTTTCATTTATATCAAATGATGGAACACAAGTAGAACCATACTTAATTAATTCAATTACAAACCTAAAAAATGAAACAATAACTTTTGAACCTCAATATAAATACATTAGTTCCCCTGAACAAGTTTTCCTAACAAAATCAATTATGCATGATACTGTAGTTAGAGGAACAGGAAGAAAAGCAAGAGTAAAAGGTATTGAACTAGCTGGAAAAACAGGAACTACAAATGATAATATTGATGCTTGGTTCTGTGGTTTCTCGCCTACAATTCAAACAGTTGTTTATTTTGGTAAAGATAATAATACACCTATGAGAAGAAGTGAGACTGGTGGTACTACAGCAGGTCCTGCTTTTGCAAACTTCTATAAAGAGTATATCCAGATTCATCCAGAAATAGAAAGAAAATTTAAGAAGCCAGATGGAGTTAAAACTTCAGTTATAAATGGTAGAAAAGAGTACTATACAGATAAGTCACCTTTACCAGAATTAGATTCTATTCCTACAAATAATAATTCGCAACAACAAACTATTCAATTCTAA
- the glnA gene encoding type I glutamate--ammonia ligase, with protein sequence MGKFVNNTEEFFKFCEENEVKFVDFRFSDLKGMWHHLTYMMNAVSAEQLEGGMPFDGSSVDAWQPINKSDMILKPDVETAFLDPFTADSTIIVFCDVYDIYKGQMYEKCPRSIAKKSLEHLAEAGIGDVAYFGPENEFFIFDDVKIRDDINESYYRVDSEEGCWSDDTDYEMGNMGHRPRTKGGYFPVQPTDSMVDLRAEMMQILEQVGLEVVLGHHEVAQAQGEIGIVFGDLIEAADNVQKYKYVVKMVAHLNGKSATFMPKPLFGDNGNGMHVHQSIWKDGKNLFYKEGEYGNLSDMARHYVGGIFKHARAVAAFTNPSTNSYKRLIPGFEAPSILTYSSQNRSASCRIPYGAGEKATRIEMRFPDSTACPYLAFAAMLMAGLDGIANKTEPIGPMDEDLFEMPLDEIRERKIPQMPHTLRGSLEALIRDNDFLKPVFTQDMIDTYQHYKFETQVWPDEARPTAFEFKSTYSC encoded by the coding sequence ATGGGAAAATTTGTTAACAACACTGAAGAGTTTTTCAAATTTTGTGAAGAGAACGAAGTAAAATTTGTTGATTTTAGATTCTCTGATCTTAAGGGTATGTGGCATCACTTAACTTACATGATGAATGCTGTAAGTGCAGAGCAATTAGAAGGTGGTATGCCTTTTGATGGTTCATCAGTAGATGCATGGCAACCAATTAATAAATCAGATATGATTTTAAAGCCAGATGTAGAGACTGCTTTCTTAGATCCATTTACTGCTGATTCTACAATTATCGTATTTTGTGATGTTTATGATATCTATAAAGGTCAAATGTATGAAAAATGTCCAAGATCTATTGCTAAGAAATCATTAGAGCATTTAGCTGAAGCTGGAATCGGTGATGTAGCATACTTTGGACCAGAAAATGAATTCTTTATTTTCGATGACGTAAAAATTAGAGATGACATCAATGAGTCTTACTATAGAGTAGATTCAGAAGAGGGTTGTTGGTCAGATGATACTGATTATGAAATGGGTAACATGGGTCATAGACCTAGAACTAAAGGTGGATACTTCCCAGTTCAACCAACAGATTCAATGGTAGACTTAAGAGCAGAAATGATGCAAATCTTAGAGCAAGTTGGTTTAGAAGTTGTTCTTGGACACCACGAAGTTGCACAAGCACAAGGTGAGATTGGTATCGTATTTGGAGATTTAATTGAAGCAGCTGATAACGTACAAAAATATAAGTATGTTGTAAAAATGGTAGCTCACTTAAATGGTAAATCTGCTACATTTATGCCAAAACCACTATTTGGTGATAATGGTAATGGTATGCACGTACACCAATCAATCTGGAAAGATGGTAAAAACTTATTCTACAAAGAGGGTGAGTACGGAAACCTTTCAGATATGGCAAGACACTATGTAGGTGGTATCTTCAAACATGCTAGAGCAGTTGCTGCGTTTACTAACCCATCAACAAACTCTTATAAAAGATTAATCCCAGGATTTGAAGCTCCTTCAATCTTAACTTACTCTTCTCAAAATAGATCTGCATCTTGTAGAATTCCTTATGGAGCAGGTGAAAAAGCAACAAGAATCGAAATGAGATTCCCAGATTCAACTGCTTGTCCTTACTTAGCATTTGCTGCTATGTTAATGGCTGGTCTTGATGGAATTGCTAACAAAACTGAACCTATTGGCCCAATGGATGAAGATTTATTCGAAATGCCTTTAGATGAAATTAGAGAGAGAAAAATTCCTCAAATGCCTCATACATTAAGAGGTTCATTAGAAGCATTAATTAGAGATAACGATTTCTTAAAACCAGTATTTACTCAAGATATGATTGATACATATCAACACTATAAATTTGAAACTCAAGTTTGGCCAGACGAAGCTAGACCAACTGCGTTTGAATTTAAATCAACTTATTCTTGCTAA
- a CDS encoding ATP-binding cassette domain-containing protein, whose protein sequence is MSNAVDIQKLLIKANNTKLVDINFSIKNSTALIGQSGSGKSLTLKAILNLLPSSLSCDKKISSSFNLDSQTIGFIPQNPFTSLSPMTKIKDQFFCEEKRKEELLKLVSLDTSLLNRFPKELSGGQLQRVVIAIALSNDAKLLLLDEPTTALDETSKETILNLIKDISTKLDLLILFVTHDIESIKDLCEELIIIKNGSIIEQGLTKDILSNPKEDYTKKLINSTFKNKEFRK, encoded by the coding sequence ATTCAAAAATTGCTAATTAAAGCTAATAATACAAAATTAGTAGATATAAATTTTTCTATAAAAAACTCTACAGCACTCATAGGACAAAGTGGAAGTGGAAAGTCTTTAACTTTAAAAGCTATTTTAAATCTACTTCCCTCTTCTTTATCATGTGATAAAAAAATATCTTCTAGTTTTAACCTTGATTCTCAAACTATTGGTTTCATTCCCCAAAATCCTTTTACCTCTTTATCTCCTATGACTAAAATAAAAGATCAGTTTTTTTGTGAGGAAAAAAGAAAAGAAGAACTTTTAAAGTTAGTAAGTTTAGATACTTCACTTTTAAATCGTTTCCCAAAAGAGTTAAGTGGAGGACAACTTCAAAGAGTTGTTATAGCTATTGCTTTATCTAATGATGCTAAACTACTATTATTAGATGAACCAACCACAGCTTTAGACGAGACATCAAAAGAGACAATATTAAATCTAATAAAAGATATAAGTACTAAACTAGATTTACTTATTCTTTTTGTTACCCATGATATTGAATCAATAAAAGATTTATGTGAAGAACTTATTATTATAAAAAATGGTTCTATTATAGAACAAGGTTTAACAAAAGATATATTATCTAATCCAAAAGAGGATTACACGAAAAAGTTGATAAACTCAACATTTAAAAATAAAGAATTTAGGAAATAA